A genomic segment from bacterium encodes:
- the greA gene encoding transcription elongation factor GreA, which produces MTETRDDTVTWLTQEAYDRLKSELDYLSGEGRAEIANRINAARDEGDLRENGGYHAAKEEQGKREGRILQIMHILDNSRVGEPPRTDGVVGPGMTVTIRFAGDEDEVTFLLASREESGAPIDVYSPKSPLGSAINGKKVGETATYTLPNGRSTTVEILEAVPYVGM; this is translated from the coding sequence GTGACCGAAACCCGTGATGACACCGTCACCTGGCTCACCCAGGAGGCGTATGACCGGCTCAAGTCGGAGCTGGATTACCTCTCGGGCGAAGGCCGCGCGGAGATCGCGAACAGAATCAACGCCGCCCGGGACGAGGGCGACCTGCGGGAAAACGGCGGCTACCACGCCGCCAAGGAAGAGCAGGGCAAGCGCGAGGGCCGGATCCTGCAGATTATGCACATCCTGGACAACTCGAGGGTCGGCGAGCCTCCGCGCACCGACGGGGTCGTAGGCCCTGGCATGACCGTCACGATCCGCTTCGCCGGAGACGAGGATGAGGTCACGTTCCTGCTCGCCTCCCGCGAGGAGAGCGGCGCGCCGATCGACGTGTACTCGCCCAAGTCGCCGCTGGGCAGCGCGATCAACGGCAAGAAGGTCGGGGAGACCGCGACCTACACGCTGCCGAACGGCCGCAGCACCACGGTCGAGATTCTCGAGGCGGTCCCCTACGTAGGCATGTAA